Proteins from one Blattabacterium cuenoti genomic window:
- a CDS encoding transketolase, whose amino-acid sequence MNVPYLKNLCSQVRRDILRMINDAQSGHPGGSLGCVEYFVALYKNIMHFDPKKFTMDGKNEDLFFLSNGHISPVYYSILARLGFFPIQELSTFRKLNSRLQGHPSVHRKLPGIRISSGSLGQGMSVAIGAALSKKLNKEFHRIVYSLHGDGELNEGQIWESVLYAGSKNIDNYIATVDYNGQQIDGTTDEVLPLGNLKKKFESFDWKVLEELEGNNIEKVISILKKAKNETGKGKPILIILYTQMGYGVDFMIGNNAWHGKYPNQEELKKALYQIKETSLKDYPINTQ is encoded by the coding sequence ATGAATGTACCTTATTTAAAAAATTTATGTTCTCAAGTAAGAAGAGATATTTTACGAATGATAAATGATGCACAATCTGGACATCCAGGTGGATCTTTAGGATGTGTGGAATATTTTGTAGCTCTTTATAAAAATATTATGCATTTTGATCCAAAAAAATTTACCATGGATGGAAAAAATGAAGATCTTTTTTTTCTATCTAATGGACACATTTCTCCTGTTTATTATAGTATATTAGCACGTTTAGGGTTTTTTCCAATTCAAGAATTATCTACTTTTAGAAAATTAAATTCACGTTTACAAGGACATCCTTCTGTGCATAGAAAATTACCTGGAATACGTATTTCATCTGGTTCCTTAGGACAAGGAATGTCTGTTGCTATTGGTGCAGCTTTATCAAAAAAATTAAATAAAGAATTTCATCGTATTGTTTATAGTTTACATGGAGATGGAGAATTGAATGAAGGACAAATTTGGGAATCTGTATTATATGCAGGATCAAAAAATATTGATAATTATATAGCAACAGTTGATTATAATGGACAACAAATAGATGGAACTACAGATGAAGTATTACCACTTGGTAATTTAAAAAAAAAATTTGAATCCTTTGATTGGAAAGTTTTAGAAGAATTAGAAGGAAATAATATTGAAAAAGTTATTTCTATTTTAAAAAAAGCCAAAAATGAAACTGGAAAAGGAAAACCAATTTTAATTATTCTATACACACAAATGGGATATGGAGTGGATTTTATGATAGGAAATAATGCATGGCATGGAAAATATCCTAATCAAGAAGAATTAAAAAAAGCTTTATATCAAATTAAAGAAACTTCTTTAAAAGATTATCCAATAAATACTCAATAA
- a CDS encoding Do family serine endopeptidase: MKKIVFCIILSSMISSIITIAAYKQYTKEDPLIFPYTSSSYSYFPKTKFTSSDPSSLVSSAGLPDFTRVVAKTINAVVNVKNYSKKYNNQFDPFDFFFGFPDDFGNRGKKSQKNDFPGLHGSGVIISPDGYIVTNNHVIKDAEKIEITLYDQRSYRAKLIGTDSSTDIALLKINDKNLPFIYFSDSNKVQIGEWVLAIGNPFDLNSTVTAGIISAKNRSLGILRGETQSAIESFFQTDAAVNPGNSGGALVNTNGELIGINTAISSSSGNFIGYSFAAPSNLVAKVIQDIKKYGAVQRAYLGVRGMDLSKIEYIKDYNQETHQNIKTQQGFLIGEVFDKSGAADAGLKKGDIIKSIDGTIIQNVADLSFIVGTKHPGDKIKINIIRNGYKKNFNVILRDLQGRKKIRSKEEINPSELLGATFEKLNKEYKKDFGIDYGIRIKEIRTGRLSSIGMEEGDIILSINGEKMKKPNDVDRILKKYSGDVTIKLIKQNGQVYIVGFEMN; the protein is encoded by the coding sequence ATGAAAAAAATAGTTTTTTGTATTATACTTAGCAGTATGATAAGTTCAATTATAACTATTGCTGCATATAAACAATATACTAAAGAAGATCCTTTAATTTTTCCATATACATCATCTTCTTATTCTTATTTTCCAAAAACAAAGTTCACTTCATCAGATCCATCATCATTAGTTAGTTCTGCAGGATTACCTGATTTTACAAGAGTCGTAGCAAAAACAATAAATGCAGTAGTAAATGTAAAAAATTATTCAAAAAAATACAATAATCAATTTGATCCATTTGATTTCTTTTTTGGATTTCCTGATGATTTTGGAAATAGAGGAAAAAAATCTCAAAAAAATGACTTTCCTGGACTTCATGGATCAGGAGTTATCATATCACCTGATGGATATATTGTAACGAATAATCATGTTATAAAAGATGCAGAAAAAATTGAAATTACTCTTTATGATCAAAGATCATATAGGGCCAAATTGATAGGAACGGATTCAAGTACTGATATCGCATTATTAAAAATAAATGATAAAAATTTACCTTTTATTTATTTTTCAGATTCTAATAAAGTTCAGATAGGAGAATGGGTTTTAGCAATTGGAAACCCTTTTGATTTAAATTCAACTGTAACAGCAGGTATTATAAGTGCAAAAAATAGAAGTTTAGGAATATTAAGAGGAGAAACACAATCAGCTATTGAATCTTTTTTTCAAACAGATGCAGCTGTAAATCCTGGAAATAGTGGAGGGGCTTTAGTTAATACAAATGGAGAATTAATTGGAATTAATACTGCTATTTCTTCATCTTCAGGAAATTTTATAGGATATAGTTTCGCTGCTCCTTCTAATTTAGTAGCTAAAGTTATACAAGATATAAAAAAATACGGGGCAGTACAACGTGCATATTTAGGTGTAAGAGGAATGGATTTATCTAAAATCGAATATATAAAGGATTATAATCAAGAAACACATCAAAATATAAAAACACAACAAGGTTTTTTAATAGGAGAAGTATTTGATAAAAGCGGAGCTGCAGATGCAGGTTTAAAAAAAGGAGATATTATAAAAAGTATAGACGGTACTATAATACAAAATGTAGCAGATTTATCATTTATTGTAGGAACAAAACATCCAGGTGATAAGATTAAAATAAATATTATCCGTAATGGATATAAAAAAAATTTTAATGTTATTTTAAGAGACTTACAAGGAAGAAAAAAAATAAGAAGTAAAGAGGAAATTAATCCTTCCGAATTATTAGGAGCAACATTTGAAAAACTTAATAAAGAATATAAAAAAGATTTTGGAATTGATTATGGAATTAGAATAAAAGAAATTAGAACAGGTCGTTTAAGTTCTATAGGAATGGAAGAAGGAGATATTATTTTATCTATTAATGGAGAAAAAATGAAAAAACCTAATGATGTTGATCGTATTTTAAAAAAATACTCAGGAGATGTTACTATAAAATTAATTAAACAAAATGGACAAGTATATATAGTAGGATTTGAAATGAATTAA
- the ychF gene encoding redox-regulated ATPase YchF, giving the protein MKCGIIGLPNTGKSTFFNFISNSKALSENFPFCTIEPNYGMTKVPDKRLYELKKIINPIKIIPSEIKIVDIAGLIKGSHKGDGLGNKFLSHIRETNVIIHMIRFFQDMNVLHVEGSINPIRDKEIIDMELQLKDLETIENKLENIKRKNKIHKSINILKKVFSFLKEGKNIRMYPFQGDEKKYITDLQLLTIKPVLYICNIDEKLNNKTHFYIKNLQKIIELENSTLVVLSLKKNYIYYEIEKILKEAYKLLNLQSFFTVGNKEIRSWSIPNKCTAYEASSVIHTDFQKGFIKAEVIHYNDFIKYKSNKKVKEAGKIFLVGKNYLIQDGDIIHFRFHQ; this is encoded by the coding sequence ATGAAATGTGGAATTATTGGTCTTCCAAATACAGGAAAATCAACATTTTTTAATTTTATTTCTAACTCAAAAGCTTTATCCGAAAACTTTCCTTTTTGTACTATAGAACCTAATTATGGAATGACAAAAGTTCCAGATAAAAGGTTATATGAACTTAAAAAAATCATTAATCCAATAAAAATTATTCCATCTGAAATAAAAATAGTAGATATAGCTGGTTTAATAAAAGGATCTCATAAAGGAGATGGATTGGGAAATAAATTTTTATCTCATATTCGTGAGACAAATGTTATCATCCATATGATACGTTTTTTTCAAGATATGAATGTTCTACATGTAGAAGGATCTATAAATCCTATTAGAGATAAAGAAATTATTGATATGGAATTACAATTAAAAGATTTAGAAACAATAGAAAATAAATTAGAAAATATAAAAAGAAAAAATAAAATTCATAAATCTATCAATATTTTAAAAAAAGTTTTTTCTTTTTTAAAAGAAGGAAAAAATATTAGAATGTATCCATTTCAAGGAGATGAAAAAAAATATATAACTGATTTACAATTATTAACTATTAAACCTGTTCTTTATATATGTAATATTGATGAAAAATTAAATAATAAAACTCATTTTTATATAAAAAATCTTCAAAAAATAATAGAATTAGAAAATTCTACTTTAGTTGTTTTATCATTGAAAAAAAATTATATATATTATGAAATTGAAAAAATTTTAAAAGAAGCTTATAAGCTATTAAACTTACAAAGTTTTTTTACAGTAGGAAATAAAGAAATTCGATCTTGGTCTATTCCTAATAAATGTACAGCTTATGAAGCTTCTTCAGTTATTCATACAGATTTTCAAAAAGGATTTATAAAAGCAGAAGTAATTCATTATAATGATTTTATAAAATATAAATCAAATAAAAAAGTAAAAGAAGCTGGAAAAATTTTTTTAGTAGGAAAAAATTACTTAATTCAAGATGGAGATATAATTCATTTTAGATTTCATCAATAA
- a CDS encoding 3-phosphoshikimate 1-carboxyvinyltransferase, whose translation MSSYINIYKEKNCLSGSISITGSKSISNRLLILKAIYKDDIYIENISNCEDTKVLKKSLNSTSNILDIHHAGTAMRFLTSYFSIQEGKEVVLTGSDRMKERPIYVLVEALKKLGSKIFYLEKSGYPPIKILGKKILGGEIDIDAKISSQYISSLMLIASQFKMGLKIFLKGNITSIPYIKMTFNLLSLAGVQIFWEKKMIHIYPKKNKGKKYFYIESDWSSASYYYSMAAIANNSHVTLSSYNNQSLQGDREIASIYDKNFGISTFFDKNTITLKKKCNFFLPKFIHLNLNKTPDLAQTIVVTCAALGIKCNLKGLETLKIKETDRLLALKEELIKFGIIIKITDNYLEIINFCRKKISSFIKIKTYQDHRMAMSFSPLGLCTSFLKIEKPNVVEKSYPDFWKDLKSLGFFINSYEE comes from the coding sequence ATGTCTTCTTATATTAATATTTATAAAGAAAAAAATTGTTTATCAGGATCTATATCTATTACAGGATCTAAAAGTATATCTAATCGTCTTTTAATTTTAAAAGCAATTTATAAAGATGATATTTATATTGAAAATATTTCAAATTGTGAAGATACAAAAGTATTAAAAAAAAGTTTAAACAGTACTTCTAATATATTAGATATTCATCATGCTGGAACTGCTATGCGTTTTTTAACTTCTTATTTTTCTATACAAGAAGGAAAAGAAGTTGTATTAACGGGATCAGATAGAATGAAAGAAAGACCTATTTATGTACTTGTAGAAGCTCTTAAAAAATTAGGATCTAAAATTTTTTATTTGGAAAAAAGTGGATATCCACCAATAAAAATTTTAGGAAAAAAAATTTTAGGAGGTGAAATAGATATAGATGCAAAAATTAGTAGTCAATATATTAGTTCTTTAATGTTAATAGCTAGTCAATTTAAAATGGGTCTAAAAATTTTTTTAAAAGGAAATATTACATCTATTCCATATATAAAAATGACTTTTAATTTACTATCTTTAGCAGGAGTACAAATTTTTTGGGAAAAAAAAATGATTCATATTTATCCAAAAAAAAATAAAGGAAAAAAATATTTTTATATAGAATCAGATTGGAGTTCTGCTTCTTATTACTATTCTATGGCGGCTATTGCAAATAATAGTCATGTTACTTTATCCTCATATAATAATCAAAGTTTACAAGGAGATAGAGAAATTGCTTCTATATATGATAAAAATTTTGGTATTTCTACTTTTTTTGATAAAAATACAATTACGTTAAAGAAAAAATGTAATTTTTTTTTACCAAAATTTATTCATTTAAATTTAAATAAAACTCCAGATCTTGCACAGACTATTGTTGTTACTTGTGCTGCACTTGGAATAAAATGTAATTTAAAAGGATTAGAAACATTAAAAATTAAAGAAACAGATAGATTATTAGCATTAAAAGAAGAATTAATAAAATTTGGTATTATAATAAAAATTACAGATAATTATTTAGAAATAATAAATTTTTGTAGAAAAAAAATTAGTTCATTTATAAAAATAAAAACTTATCAAGATCATAGAATGGCAATGTCTTTTTCTCCACTTGGTTTATGTACTTCTTTTCTAAAAATAGAAAAACCAAATGTTGTAGAAAAATCATATCCTGATTTTTGGAAAGATTTAAAATCTTTAGGATTTTTTATTAATTCTTATGAAGAATAA
- a CDS encoding OmpA family protein: MKNVNFFIIVLFTLFSSIFFQVFSKDSKEKEKEKWFLKIGTHDINYFPITSPFRNFFMKRNNSFNPIISNLELEYNIKKHIGLYLNASSGMIDNTRWRIENGFFFKLSNGVNLYIFPHYKLDPYLRLGAGYHKFNGYIERELRISETKYFKTNKNNFFIIDGGLGLNFWIVSNFGINAQSTYNKVFAYQSGDYLNFWKHNLGVIFRFGNLKFNKYKYNKNQNDHKEHENKKIVEINKDHSYFPIEGKEKKEEEKIFCNNKNQKDSDNDGVLDKEDLCSNKFGLKKFKGCPDTDSDNIPDNEDKCPKEFGKKENKGCPDIVFSPILFDFKKFKLSHRYLIIVHEIAKIMINKIPHSKFYIDGYTDSHGKFSYNKILSLKRANSVFKVLVSKGVDASRINVRVLVGAKYKNKGRRVEITIRKS, translated from the coding sequence ATGAAAAACGTCAATTTTTTTATTATTGTTTTATTTACTTTATTTTCTTCTATTTTTTTTCAAGTTTTTTCTAAAGATTCGAAAGAAAAAGAAAAAGAAAAATGGTTTCTTAAAATAGGAACACATGATATTAATTATTTTCCTATTACATCTCCTTTTCGAAATTTTTTTATGAAAAGAAATAATAGTTTTAATCCTATTATTTCTAATCTAGAATTAGAGTATAATATCAAAAAACACATTGGTTTATATTTAAATGCATCATCAGGTATGATAGATAATACTAGATGGAGAATAGAAAATGGTTTTTTTTTCAAATTAAGTAATGGAGTAAATTTATATATTTTTCCTCATTATAAATTGGATCCATATTTACGATTAGGAGCAGGATATCATAAATTTAATGGATATATAGAAAGAGAATTAAGAATTTCAGAAACAAAATATTTTAAAACAAATAAGAATAATTTTTTTATTATAGACGGAGGATTAGGATTAAATTTTTGGATTGTATCTAATTTTGGAATTAATGCACAAAGTACTTATAATAAAGTATTTGCGTATCAATCAGGAGATTATTTAAATTTTTGGAAACACAATTTAGGAGTTATTTTCCGTTTTGGAAATTTAAAATTTAATAAATATAAATATAATAAAAATCAGAATGATCATAAAGAACATGAAAATAAAAAAATAGTAGAAATAAATAAAGATCATTCTTATTTTCCTATTGAAGGAAAAGAAAAAAAAGAAGAAGAAAAAATTTTTTGTAATAATAAAAATCAAAAAGATTCTGACAATGATGGAGTTTTAGATAAAGAAGATTTATGTTCTAATAAATTTGGATTAAAAAAATTCAAAGGATGTCCTGATACAGATTCAGATAATATTCCAGATAATGAAGATAAATGCCCTAAAGAATTTGGTAAAAAAGAAAATAAAGGATGTCCTGATATCGTTTTTAGTCCTATTTTATTTGATTTTAAAAAATTTAAATTATCTCATCGTTATTTAATTATTGTTCATGAAATAGCTAAAATAATGATTAATAAAATTCCTCATTCTAAATTTTATATAGATGGATATACAGATTCTCATGGAAAATTTTCTTATAATAAAATTTTATCTTTAAAAAGAGCAAATTCAGTATTTAAAGTTTTAGTCTCCAAAGGAGTAGATGCATCTCGAATAAATGTTCGAGTATTAGTAGGAGCAAAATATAAAAATAAAGGACGACGTGTTGAAATAACAATACGAAAATCATAA
- the smpB gene encoding SsrA-binding protein SmpB, whose amino-acid sequence MSILNRKAKFQYHFLDHYVAGIQLFGTEVKSIRQNKVSIVESFCQMRYGELYSINMYIAEYKFGTHKNHTSRRERKLLLKKKELKKINKKLKNTGLTIIPIELFINDKGYVKMKLVLAKGKKIYDKREYLRKRDYLREIEKNKKIFKN is encoded by the coding sequence ATGAGTATTTTAAATAGAAAGGCAAAATTTCAATATCATTTTTTAGATCATTATGTAGCTGGAATACAATTATTTGGTACAGAAGTAAAATCAATTAGACAAAATAAAGTAAGTATTGTAGAAAGTTTTTGTCAAATGAGATATGGAGAATTGTATTCTATTAATATGTACATAGCTGAATATAAATTCGGAACTCACAAAAATCATACAAGTAGAAGAGAAAGAAAATTATTATTGAAAAAAAAAGAACTAAAAAAAATTAATAAAAAATTGAAAAATACAGGGTTAACTATTATTCCTATTGAATTATTTATAAATGATAAAGGATATGTAAAAATGAAATTAGTTTTAGCAAAGGGTAAAAAAATATATGATAAACGTGAATACTTACGAAAAAGAGATTATTTAAGAGAAATAGAGAAAAATAAAAAAATCTTTAAAAATTAA
- a CDS encoding zinc-binding metallopeptidase family protein, whose amino-acid sequence MEKKNNYSINSDSLKFLKKYLNGSSPTGCESEGQKIWINYINSYVEKIHIDLYGTAVGIINPNYKYKLIIEAHVDEISWYVNYITEDGIIYVSRNGGSDHQIAPSKKIIIHTEKGLIHGIFGWPAIHTRKDSEEKSPNIDNIFIDIGVSSRTEAINLGVHVGCIITYPDEFFIMNNNYFVSRALDNKIGGFIIAEIAKMIMENNVHLKFGLYIVNSVQEEIGLRGAKMIAQTIRPNMAIVTDVTHDTSSPMIDKKIQGDIKCGLGPVIGYAPSIHKNIREYIINTANRNKIPFQRLVSSRNTGTDTDAFAYSNKGVLSALISIPLKYMHTTVEMVHKKDVEKTISLIFETLQEINNSKKFFIDEI is encoded by the coding sequence ATGGAAAAAAAAAATAATTATTCAATTAATAGTGATTCTTTAAAATTTCTTAAAAAATATTTAAATGGATCTTCTCCAACTGGATGTGAAAGTGAAGGTCAAAAAATATGGATAAATTATATTAATTCTTATGTAGAAAAAATTCATATAGATTTATATGGTACAGCTGTAGGAATTATTAATCCTAATTATAAATATAAATTAATTATTGAAGCACATGTTGATGAAATATCTTGGTATGTTAATTATATAACAGAAGATGGAATTATATATGTTTCTCGTAATGGAGGATCTGATCATCAAATAGCCCCCTCTAAAAAAATTATTATTCATACCGAAAAAGGATTGATTCATGGAATATTTGGATGGCCTGCTATTCATACAAGAAAAGATTCAGAAGAAAAATCACCTAATATAGATAATATCTTTATAGATATTGGTGTATCTAGTAGAACTGAGGCAATAAATTTAGGCGTTCATGTAGGTTGTATTATTACTTATCCTGATGAATTTTTTATTATGAATAATAATTATTTTGTGTCTAGAGCATTAGATAATAAAATAGGAGGTTTTATAATAGCAGAAATTGCCAAGATGATAATGGAGAATAATGTTCATTTAAAATTTGGATTATATATAGTAAATTCTGTTCAAGAAGAAATAGGATTAAGAGGAGCTAAAATGATAGCTCAAACAATACGGCCAAATATGGCTATTGTTACTGATGTAACACATGATACATCAAGTCCTATGATTGATAAAAAAATACAAGGAGATATTAAATGTGGATTAGGACCTGTAATTGGATATGCTCCATCAATACATAAAAATATTAGAGAATATATTATTAATACTGCTAATAGGAATAAAATTCCTTTCCAACGTTTAGTTTCATCTAGAAATACAGGAACAGATACAGATGCTTTTGCTTATTCCAATAAAGGGGTATTATCTGCTTTGATATCTATTCCTTTAAAATATATGCATACTACAGTAGAAATGGTTCATAAAAAAGATGTAGAAAAAACTATATCATTAATTTTTGAAACTTTACAAGAAATTAATAATTCTAAAAAGTTTTTTATTGATGAAATCTAA
- the tatC gene encoding twin-arginine translocase subunit TatC: MKGNKMPFWKHIEELRKHVIHCFCAIIIMMIILMNNKNIIFDYIIFAPSKTDFITYRIFYKFTNTFLGFHLNTISFLSKNLEIQNRKIFGQFNIYIWTCFIGGIILSSPYVFYEFWIFIKPALSEKEKKYSQKILIIVIFLFVLGILFGYFILCPFLIHFGYSFRISQVPKNIFDLSDYISLMIHSVLSMGIVFLFPFFIFILTKMELISHTFLIKYRKHALLIMLIIASAITPGDIFSTIIVLIPLLILYQISIYISFYINKKTS; encoded by the coding sequence ATGAAAGGAAATAAAATGCCGTTTTGGAAACATATTGAAGAACTCAGAAAACATGTTATTCATTGTTTTTGTGCAATCATCATAATGATGATTATTTTAATGAATAATAAAAATATTATATTTGATTATATTATTTTTGCTCCATCTAAAACAGACTTTATTACTTATCGTATTTTTTATAAATTTACAAATACATTTTTAGGTTTTCATTTAAATACTATATCTTTTTTATCTAAAAATTTAGAAATACAAAATCGAAAAATATTTGGACAATTTAATATTTATATATGGACTTGTTTTATAGGAGGAATTATTTTATCATCTCCTTATGTTTTTTATGAATTTTGGATATTTATAAAACCAGCTTTATCGGAAAAAGAAAAAAAATATTCTCAAAAAATTCTTATAATAGTAATATTTTTATTTGTATTAGGAATTCTTTTTGGTTATTTTATATTATGTCCATTTTTAATACACTTTGGATATTCTTTTAGAATCAGTCAAGTTCCCAAAAATATATTTGATTTATCGGATTATATTTCTTTGATGATACATTCTGTTTTATCTATGGGAATTGTTTTTTTATTTCCATTTTTTATATTTATTCTTACTAAAATGGAATTAATTTCTCATACATTTTTAATAAAATATAGAAAACATGCATTGTTAATAATGTTAATTATAGCTTCTGCTATTACACCTGGAGATATTTTTAGTACAATAATTGTTCTAATTCCTCTATTAATTCTTTATCAAATTAGTATATATATATCATTTTATATAAATAAAAAAACCTCTTAA
- the dapF gene encoding diaminopimelate epimerase: protein MKLNFFKYHGTGNDFILIDSRKKKIIKEHSFFKKLCDRHFGIGADGIIFIQNDSTSDFYMQYHNSDGKESTMCGNGGRCAIFFAKKLGIIPNNNQEENKTYFRAIDGYHYGSIIKNNKNNNNNFVSLSLLNVKKNEIEIHPKHIFLNTGSPHHIIFVKNVNKIDVYKEGRKIRFQNPYLKKGVNVNFVEILENNILQIRTYERGVENETLSCGTGITASVISAYKMNKISYMKKIIVKTLGGNLWVSLQETKNEYKNINLTGPVQFIFEGFIEIK, encoded by the coding sequence ATGAAATTGAATTTTTTTAAATATCATGGAACAGGGAATGATTTTATACTTATAGATTCTAGAAAAAAAAAAATAATAAAGGAACATTCTTTTTTTAAAAAATTATGTGATAGACATTTTGGTATTGGTGCAGATGGAATTATTTTTATTCAAAATGATTCAACCAGTGATTTTTATATGCAGTATCATAATTCTGATGGAAAAGAAAGTACAATGTGTGGAAATGGAGGAAGATGTGCTATTTTTTTTGCTAAAAAATTAGGAATTATTCCAAATAATAATCAAGAAGAAAATAAAACTTATTTTAGAGCTATAGATGGATATCATTATGGATCTATAATAAAAAATAATAAGAATAATAATAATAATTTTGTTTCTTTGAGTTTACTTAATGTTAAAAAAAATGAAATTGAAATTCATCCAAAACATATTTTTTTAAATACTGGATCTCCTCATCATATAATTTTTGTAAAAAACGTAAATAAAATAGATGTATATAAAGAAGGAAGAAAAATTAGATTTCAAAATCCTTATTTAAAAAAAGGCGTTAATGTTAATTTTGTAGAGATACTTGAAAATAATATCTTACAAATAAGAACTTATGAAAGAGGAGTAGAAAATGAAACTTTATCTTGTGGTACTGGAATAACTGCTTCTGTTATTTCAGCATATAAAATGAATAAAATTTCCTATATGAAAAAAATTATTGTGAAAACTTTAGGAGGAAATTTATGGGTTTCATTACAAGAAACAAAAAATGAATATAAAAATATAAATTTAACTGGACCAGTTCAATTTATATTTGAAGGTTTTATTGAAATAAAATAA
- a CDS encoding nucleotide pyrophosphohydrolase: MKIKNIQKLVHNWILNHGVRYFDILTNTILLSEEVGEVSRIIARNYGEQSKKKNCKKEENLGEELSDVLFIIICLANQTGINLEESFHKKLKKKEIRDHTRHHENEKLK; encoded by the coding sequence TTGAAAATTAAAAATATACAGAAATTAGTTCATAATTGGATTTTAAATCATGGAGTGCGTTATTTTGATATATTAACTAATACTATTCTTTTGTCAGAAGAAGTAGGTGAAGTTTCTAGAATTATTGCTAGAAATTATGGAGAACAATCAAAAAAAAAAAATTGTAAAAAAGAAGAAAATCTTGGAGAAGAATTATCAGATGTTTTATTTATAATAATTTGTTTAGCTAATCAAACTGGAATCAATTTAGAAGAATCGTTTCATAAAAAATTAAAAAAAAAAGAAATAAGGGATCATACAAGACACCATGAAAATGAAAAATTAAAATAA
- a CDS encoding transketolase family protein, with protein sequence MKQYKNQGLKETRAGFGKALTHLGRKNNKVVALCSDLTSSLFMNQFSKEFPERFFQIGIAEANMIGIAAGLTIGKYIPFTGTFANFSTSRVYDQIRQSIAYSYKNVKICASHSGLTLGEDGATHQSLEDIGMMKMLPGMTVINTCDYNQTYAATIAIAHYFGPVYLRFGRPAVANFTDYNQIFKIGKAVFLTEGKDITIVCTGHLVWEALEASKILYVKEGIECEIINIHTIKPLDEESILKSVNKTKCIVTAEEHNYWGGLGESIARILTTKKCYFPQSLVAVNDVFGESGKPMELLKKYNIDRNAIINHVKFLLKKKKN encoded by the coding sequence ATGAAACAATATAAAAATCAAGGTTTAAAAGAAACTAGAGCTGGTTTTGGTAAAGCTTTAACTCATTTAGGAAGAAAAAATAATAAAGTTGTAGCATTATGTTCCGATTTAACTAGTTCTTTATTTATGAATCAATTTTCTAAAGAATTTCCAGAAAGATTTTTTCAAATAGGAATAGCAGAAGCTAATATGATTGGAATAGCAGCTGGACTTACTATTGGTAAATACATACCATTTACAGGAACATTCGCTAATTTTTCGACATCTCGTGTTTATGATCAAATTCGTCAATCTATTGCTTATTCTTATAAAAATGTAAAAATATGTGCTTCTCATTCTGGACTAACTTTAGGAGAAGATGGTGCAACACATCAAAGTTTAGAAGATATTGGAATGATGAAAATGTTACCTGGAATGACTGTTATTAATACATGTGATTATAATCAAACTTATGCTGCTACCATAGCTATAGCTCATTATTTTGGACCAGTATATTTACGTTTTGGTCGTCCTGCCGTAGCTAATTTTACAGATTATAATCAAATATTTAAAATTGGAAAAGCTGTTTTTTTAACAGAAGGAAAAGATATTACTATTGTTTGTACTGGTCATTTAGTATGGGAAGCTTTAGAAGCATCTAAAATTTTATATGTAAAAGAAGGAATAGAATGTGAAATTATTAATATTCATACAATAAAACCATTGGATGAAGAATCTATTTTAAAATCTGTAAATAAAACAAAATGTATTGTAACTGCAGAAGAACATAATTATTGGGGAGGATTAGGAGAAAGTATTGCAAGAATATTAACTACTAAAAAATGTTATTTTCCTCAAAGTTTAGTAGCTGTTAATGATGTTTTTGGAGAAAGTGGTAAACCTATGGAACTTTTGAAAAAATATAATATTGACCGTAATGCTATTATTAATCATGTAAAATTTTTATTAAAAAAAAAGAAAAATTAA